From Suncus etruscus isolate mSunEtr1 chromosome 6, mSunEtr1.pri.cur, whole genome shotgun sequence, one genomic window encodes:
- the LOC126011711 gene encoding general transcription factor IIF subunit 2-like, which yields MASGSSRRKTQRTYLDLKGIQKNQVMWLVKVPKYLSQLWSKASRRAEVGRLKIDKNQRKPKVLFTLHEELTNIPGSDGQPSEVSAPREHQLFLQGVRGQVLAVLTEDDTRKCSLEGTVVHRVECRTAASDNNYLRLKKIQIQEACRPTRITQKLDKVVTTNYRPVADHQHNIAYEKRKKERGRRARADKDDVLAMLFAAFEKHQYYNIKDLVDLTMQPVAYLKEILTEIGFRNVKGPHKSLWELKPEYRHYPTGS from the coding sequence ATGGCCTCTGGAAGTAGCAGGCGCAAAACCCAGCGCACATACCTGGACTTGAAAGGAATCCAAAAGAACCAGGTGATGTGGTTGGTGAAGGTCCCTAAGTACTTATCACAACTGTGGTCCAAAGCTTCCAGAAGAGCCGAAGTAGGGAGGCTGAAGATTGACAAGAACCAAAGAAAACCCAAGGTATTGTTTACTTTACATGAGGAACTTACAAATATCCCAGGGAGTGACGGACAACCCAGTGAAGTCAGTGCACCTCGAGAGCATCAGCTCTTCCTGCAGGGGGTCAGAGGGCAGGTTCTGGCCGTGCTCACAGAAGATGATACCCGCAAGTGCTCCTTGGAGGGAACAGTGGTCCATCGGGTGGAATGCCGAACAGCTGCAAGTGACAACAACTACTTGAGATTGAAGAAAATACAGATTCAGGAGGCCTGCAGGCCTACCAGAATCACGCAGAAACTGGATAAGGTGGTCACCACTAATTATAGGCCTGTTGCTGACCATCAGCACAATATTGCctatgagaagagaaagaaagaaaggggaaggagagcACGGGCTGATAAAGATGATGTTTTGGCCATGCTCTTCGCAGCCTTTGAGAAACACCAGTATTATAACATCAAGGACTTGGTTGACTTGACTATGCAGCCTGTGGCTTACCTGAAAGAAATCTTGACTGAAATTGGTTTCCGAAATGTGAAGGGGCCACACAAAAGCCTGTGGGAGCTAAAGCCGGAGTACAGGCATTATCCGACTGGCAGCTAA